The genomic window acaaaaaagagagaaagaaaaaaaaattaaaggtaGGTTACCCTGGCTTCAAGTTTGGGATGCCGTCGTCTTAAACTtgagttaaaattcaaaaaagaaaaaaattggtagcaaagtgtgattcatgtgctattttaataattttagtgGCAATTCTTTAATGGAAAACAATATTATTTGTCTTGTTGAGAGTTTATATCTAACTAGTGAAAATATGACTCTCACTGTAACCCTTCCTATTTTACCAACGGGTGATGATTCTTTCACATGATCATTTCTACAAAATCATTTAATTGAGTATCATTCTGGAGTTGTTTTTCTTTTAGTATTCATTACTAATAATGGTAATTAATCTCTTAAGAGAAAACATTCTAAAAAAATAGAGTAAATTATAATTTCTATACCTACGAATatttaaaatattgaaaaatttatttaaaaaaagacaaaaataatattatatttataaaaaataaacttTAATTAACAAAACTATCTAAACTCTACAAAACTAGCCAAAATCTCAAAGGATCCCCCCTTAATCTAGTGTCGCCAAACTAAAATGGATCATAACCTCTAATTGTCTCGCTATATTGCGGGTTGGTGGGCGACCCACCTAAAACTCTCTTTGAATGCtcaattaatatataaattatgctgagtaattaatgattttttttgaaaatataaataacgGGTTTTATATTAGCTCAATTCAGGTAAAACACACAATATCTTTAAATTATttacctaaattttaatattagaatagTCATTCGCACACTTAGTGAATTAAACATCAAATATatccattattcacattatttaatatgtttattgtctacctatattttatctttattatataaaaatacgataattcaataaaatttaacaaaagacaaacataaataaaaatttagtcacattacaaattatttttattccCCATTAAATATTTAAACATGAAGTCTAAATACACCATCTAACCTATACCCATAATCATCACTAGTCACTAAAATAGAATTTTCAGCATAACAAATTNTTTGTCGAGTGCtccttaaaaaaatttataaaaaaaatactacaTTATTGTTGTAACTAGAGAAAAACaatttttgatttaaaaaaaaaaagaattgtctTTGATAATTGTTATGACAGATAATTTTAtcatttaaataaaacaaaaataaactcATGTTATCCCACCAATGAAAAAAGCAAATTAAAAACATTAGTGCGGGTCAAGAAACCCTCAATGGATAAGCTATTGGTTTTATGACCTCACATTTTTGTGTGTGCAATGGAAATTTCTGCAAACCTAATTCTTATTTTCTAGTATCCACTTGCAAGTTTTAAATACCCATTCTTTTAATTgcaatatattatttaatttatagaagaaactaaaaagaaaatggagAGAGACGGCAAGCAAAGCCATTGTGTTTGTGTGTGCTAGGAAATGGCCATTGTGGTCACTTGGCATGCAAGGACAACACAACACTTATTCTTGCCGTTGccacaattaaattaaattaattaattaattatgattaaaATAAGCATTAAGATTAACTTCCCTGTAGCACAGAAGCTGAGACAGAGAATCAATGGAGGTTTTGCATTATAAAattagagaatatgttggagtttagCAAATTGGGCGCCATCTAAACGCAGCACTAAACCAATCCCAATACCAACATTCATAATACATACCATTATACCAACTTGGTGAAGTAGCCTAGTTAGTACcacttaattaatatattaataaattaattattaaaccaGTCCAAAATTAGAGTTTTTTTAACCGTTTATTTGAGGGGAtttgttataaaatttaaatattcttAATGATCCTAGTTACTGCTAATGCTGATCTCAAGTGGTGGCTGGATTTGTGTCACAACTTTGGCTGCGTCACGCATACATAATTGGTAATAAATAATGTCACCTATTAGATTATGTATAAATGTATAAATAGATATAATGTAGCatcattaataataaataataattaaaatataatcacaattttcattttcttttttggcTCAAAGAAAGACTCTctcagtctctctctctctctctctgaaagAATcgcttttgttttcaattctgaTTTTTGCACATCTTCAGCTACAGGGCACTATTTCTTCTGGGAACCTTCAAGTTCTTCCCTTTTCAATTTTAGGGttcctttgattctgaaatttttgaatttcaattttgaCTCATTCTGCTTCTGCTCAGTTACTGACAgcacttcatatttttcatggtAAGAAGACTCAAAATAGCATGCAATTATGGGGCATGAATTTTGTGCATAGGAATTTCTGTGTAGTAATCACTTCTTCAAAACCAgtgctttatttttcttttcctttttcgttTTCCTACGGGTTGATGCTGCTTTGGATTAATACCCTTACCTTGCTGTGGAAAACAACTCAAACCAGTTTAGTTTATTGTGTACTGAATATTGTATTGAATTCTGAAAAAGGGTCTTTCTTTCCTCCTTCATTTGTTTTTTAATCATGttctgaaatctaagattctttgttgtttttcaacACCCGAGTTGAGCATTGTTTTCAATACCTTTCAAAAGTTTTGAACTTATACTTGTTAGTTAGTTTTTTCTTTGAATACTGtaacattatttattttatggaAGAGTGCTTTGAATGTTCAAGCTTCCTTCCTTTAATCAATGCAAGTTTTACCCTTGCGCTTCTGCAATGCTTTGCTTGTTTGGATTTTCATTGAAGATCCTTTACTCACAAGTTCCTAATCCGTTTGCTGATTTTCAGCTGTTTCCTTGTTCCAAATTTATGATCCAAAAAAGCCTTTTGCTTGAAGTTACTTTACCTTGTGCAAGTTAGCCATGTTCTGGTTTGAACCTTGAATTGTTGCATATGTTGGGGGTTCTATTGTTAAGTGTTATGTTAATGGGGTGCACGGGATAATGCtactttttatggttttttatcACCATGAATTAATTGGTGTAATCTCTTCAaaaaactttttttcttttcttttcttcttcttattaatTCTTACAACAAAAACATTGACACGGACCACACTTGTCATCTCTCATGCCATTCATGTGATATAGTTGCTTTTTTGGTTTTTGTATTTTGTGTATATACTTAAATGCTAttcttgtgattttttttttggcacagagAATACAAGAACTTTTGACCTGAAATAGAGAGTTGCCAAGGCAAAGGACAAGGTTAGTTGGATTAATGTTTGGTGCATATTTGTTAATTATGGTTTCAGATTGTATATCTTTTTTGGTTTGGCTTATATAGGGAAGTGGATAAAGAAGAGTGAACCATTTATGCTGCTGAAAAATgccaaaataaacgaaaaatgaAAATGCTGTTGAATTAaatgtcattttttttttaaataatatggaGAACTAGTGGTACAAGTTAAAATGTAATGCTGCTCGTGAGTagccttcaaccacttctttGTTGGTTGACATTTAATTAGTCATGTCAGATGGTTCTTCTGTAGTTTCGGATGTTGCTTCTAAGTGTTCTTGAAACTCTTTGAACTTTGCTCAATGAATCATCATCCTTTGTTTCTAATAATGTTATGTCCATCAATTTGTTCCAAAGTGCATGTTGTAGGCATTGGAATACAAGATTTCTGGAGGTGatatacttttccttatttatATCAGCAGGTGTCGCACTTGGGACATGGGTTGTTTCGCCTCTACTCCGAAGGATTCAGGTGGAAATAGAAGGAGGCCAGGGAGTATTGGAGAAGTTTCTGTCTATGTTCCTGGCTTAAGAATTCCTAAACCTGTTGATTTTGCACAGTCGCTCGGTGATCACTTGTCGAAAAATATAGTGGAACGCCTGTCTGCTCTTAGAACTCGTATAGTTGTAATGGCCAGCCAAGAAGGTCCTACAATAACAAGAACGAAAAAAAAAAGTGCCACACAACATGGTTAGTTTTTGTAAGGATGAAGTGTATTTAATAACTAAGTTGTGCAAAGTTACCTACGAGTTGTGTCCGCAGGAGATTCGACATTGGCAGATCTCCAGCAAGCTCTTGAAGACTACTTACCAGTACTTTTGGGATTAGTCAAAGATGGTAAAGCATGTGTTTCGTGTCTTTGTGCAAGATGCGTGTTCTCGCTACAAGCCATGATTAATTGCTTATCTTTGTTGTGCAGGGTGCCATTTACAATATAAAGTACAATTTGTTTGGGTGAATCaggaagatgatgcagaggtaatTCACGTCTTCAcgacttgtttttctttttttcctcggCGTTTCTGTTTTGGTTTGACTATCAATTTCAAGACTTAAGGTTGCTGACCATTGTCTATTCACACTTTCTCTTTGTTTCGGTGTttttcccctctctctctctctctctctccaggAAACAGCCATGTCTAATGCATGGTATGAAGTGTTGTCAGTTTTGCACTTGATGGCAACGTTATCTCTATCGCAAGCTAATTTGTTACTTCTTCCAAGAACATCTGCCGATGGTTATCAGCCAAAAGTATCAGAAGGTGAGAAATACTTGGTTTCCTTTTTAGTTGCTCTTATTTCACCATAtatccaaaaataaataaataataaataataaataaaataaaattagtcaaattaGTCTTGGCCTCCAATTGGAGAAGTCTGTTTTCCTAATACATGACTGCTTTGCAGATTAACCAAAGACAGCAATAAAATATTCTCGAAGTTTTCTATAAATATTTTTTCTACTTTGTGAGTTTCGTGTGATTTTGTTGTCCTTCGCTTGATATTTTATATTCTATATTATCACTAAATTTGATTCATGGACCAACAATATCACAGCATAGAGGTATAATAGCAACTACTAATTGCTGATCTGTTACATTTCTTCCTGAATTGAGGAGAAATCATTTTTATTCTGCTTTCTTTTTTAATTGATCTCGTGTAACGGTTGATGGATTCTTCTCAGACTCAAACCTGACAGTTCATGCACATTTGCATATGAAGTAAAGAACTCTGCTGTTTGGTGGTTTTATGTCAAGTTATCTGTAAATTATAATGGAAATATTATCTTGTTATTGACTGGATGATACAAAGTTTACATAATTATTTTTCACAATGCTGCCTATGTATTTTGGTAGCAGATTAACTAGAAAACAGAACCTTTGTCTAATATGCTGCAATACTTCATTCCAAATGGTGTTGCTTCATTGATGCCATATTGTATATTGGTCTTATTGTGAAGTTTGAACTTTTGGTCATTACTAATTATTAGCAGAAAGCAGACGAGCTTCGGTTGACATATTCTTAAAGGCTGCCGGGTATCTGGATTGTGCTGTTAGGCACGTTCTTCCGCAGTTGCCTACTGAACTCAGGTTCGTTTACTAATAATTCAATGTATTAGATTTTACACTCCTTTATGTATATGATAAAATGTTTTGATCCTTTGATGTTTATTAACATGCTGGTGTTTGATTCTAATTTCAGGAGAAATCTACCAGTAGACCTCGCAGAAGGAGTTCTTCGAGCACTCTGTCTACAAGCATTGGGACAGGTAGTAATATTTCCATTTGTATTGACTGAAAATGAATTGCATGTCTGTTGTAGTTCACTGATCATGCATAAGTTGGAAGATATCTGGCCAAAAATGAATAATAGAAACCCTGCCATATACACCATAAGTATTAAATCAATTTGTTTTGTAACTCGAGTTAATGTGGAAAAATTCTTGCTCACTGTTCTTCTCAtatagctattgtttttgctagGCCTTATCTATCGATCAACCCAAAAAACCACACTGATTTCTTTTCTTGAAGTTAAAAGTTTAAAAGATTGGAAggaacaaaaatattaaaagtaaaTTTAACTATTAGCACATGTTGCGCGGTATGTCTTGAAAAATGATATCAAGATTGAATGGAAGCCTGAAAAGGAACATGTTTATGTATAGATATCTCTCTACCCCCATCTCGCACCCAGCATTGTCTATTTTCAGTGTTTAATTGTTTGTTTCTCCCATTTTTTTAATAGGGTGTAGATATCCAACTTGGAATGGCAATTGATAGTACGAAAGCCACTCTTGCTGTAAAGCGTAGGCTTGCATGTGAGATGGTGAAATATTGGCAACAGGTATAAATGCtaatttatttactttattttattttattatattgataaATCCTTTACTACATGATTGTATTGAATTGTCTGGCCACTTTATTGATCATCTCTCCCTTCCCTTATCATTAGATGTTTTTTATTTTACAGGCTCAAGACAATATTACGAACCTTCCATTAGGGAATGGTTGGGGCGAAAAGCATCGTCATTTTGTGAAATGGAAGTATGTAGAGGCAAAGGTTTGTATCCACTCCCTTCCCCCAGATATGGCCAATAAATGCTGCTTATAAATATAAGTTGATTCAAATAATGGATTATTAAATGTAAAATATGGAGTTAGTGTGGAAACTTGCATTGTTGAATGTCTATCTTAAAATGTCTTAGGAGATCAAGTTCAGGGTCTTTTAGTTAATTATTCTAGTTAATAGATCTGATTTAGACTAGTGGCTGATATGTGGAATACGT from Arachis ipaensis cultivar K30076 chromosome B09, Araip1.1, whole genome shotgun sequence includes these protein-coding regions:
- the LOC107618451 gene encoding uncharacterized protein LOC107618451 isoform X2, whose protein sequence is MGCFASTPKDSGGNRRRPGSIGEVSVYVPGLRIPKPVDFAQSLGDHLSKNIVERLSALRTRIVVMASQEGPTITRTKKKSATQHGDSTLADLQQALEDYLPVLLGLVKDGCHLQYKVQFVWVNQEDDAEETAMSNAWYEVLSVLHLMATLSLSQANLLLLPRTSADGYQPKVSEESRRASVDIFLKAAGYLDCAVRHVLPQLPTELRRNLPVDLAEGVLRALCLQALGQGVDIQLGMAIDSTKATLAVKRRLACEMVKYWQQAQDNITNLPLGNGWGEKHRHFVKWKYVEAKAAAYYYHGMILDEGNTEKSHGMAVAALQAADEYFKESKKLCEAFNAAPPLSRNAPLWGTMKYLSEKIPKDTSSKVRINRDLYSYERIMETAPTLPDFALALKPDEYQLPQVDSSWRTENVNGIQTAPNHIKV
- the LOC107618451 gene encoding uncharacterized protein LOC107618451 isoform X1; its protein translation is MGCFASTPKDSGGNRRRPGSIGEVSVYVPGLRIPKPVDFAQSLGDHLSKNIVERLSALRTRIVVMASQEGPTITRTKKKSATQHGDSTLADLQQALEDYLPVLLGLVKDGCHLQYKVQFVWVNQEDDAEETAMSNAWYEVLSVLHLMATLSLSQANLLLLPRTSADGYQPKVSEAESRRASVDIFLKAAGYLDCAVRHVLPQLPTELRRNLPVDLAEGVLRALCLQALGQGVDIQLGMAIDSTKATLAVKRRLACEMVKYWQQAQDNITNLPLGNGWGEKHRHFVKWKYVEAKAAAYYYHGMILDEGNTEKSHGMAVAALQAADEYFKESKKLCEAFNAAPPLSRNAPLWGTMKYLSEKIPKDTSSKVRINRDLYSYERIMETAPTLPDFALALKPDEYQLPQVDSSWRTENVNGIQTAPNHIKV